In Miscanthus floridulus cultivar M001 chromosome 5, ASM1932011v1, whole genome shotgun sequence, one genomic interval encodes:
- the LOC136451959 gene encoding transcription factor MYBS1-like yields MTTLATAATAAWTREENKALENAVAAAAAPPADGPPDDGWFTALMASVPARTAEEVRRHYEALVEDVAAIEAGRIPLPRYAGEESSAATPEGSGVAASAPKDGGGGGGGGHRRDERKSGGGGVDAGKSCSKAEQERRKGVPWTEEEHRLFLLGLDKFGKGDWRSISRNFVISRTPTQVASHAQKYFIRLNSMNRDRRRSSIHDITSVTAGEVAAAGAPITGGPAAAGAMPMGPAGMKHHHPAPPMGMYGHAPMGHPVAGHMVAPAAVGTPVMFPPGHHSPYVVPVGYPAPPAKMHQ; encoded by the exons ATGACCACTCTGGCgacggcggccacggcggcgtggACAAGGGAGGAGAACAAGGCGTTGGAGAACGCGGTggcggccgccgcggcgccgccggcTGACGGGCCTCCTGATGATGGCTGGTTCACGGCGCTCATGGCGAGCGTGCCGGCACGGACGGCGGAGGAGGTGCGGCGGCACTATGAGGCGCTGGTAGAGGACGTGGCTGCCATCGAGGCCGGCCGCATCCCGCTCCCGCGCTACGCTGGGGAGGAGTCGTCCGCCGCCACGCCCGAGGGCTCCGGAGTCGCCGCCTCCGCGCCCAAGgacggaggaggcggcggcggcggcgggcaccgACGCGACGAACggaagagcggcggcggcggcgttgacgCGGGGAAGAGTTGCTCTAAGGCTGAGCAGGAGCGGCGCAAGGGCGTCCCCTGGACGGAAGAGGAGCACAG GTTGTTCTTGCTGGGTCTGGACAAGTTCGGCAAGGGCGACTGGCGGAGCATCTCGCGCAACTTCGTCATCTCACGGACGCCGACGCAGGTGGCGAGCCACGCGCAGAAATACTTCATCCGCCTCAACTCCATGAACCGGGACCGGCGCCGCTCCAGCATCCACGACATCACCAGCGTGACCGCCGGCGAGGTCGCCGCGGCCGGCGCACCCATCACGGGCGGCCCAGCCGCCGCGGGGGCGATGCCCATGGGGCCCGCGGGCATGAAGCACCACCACCCGGCGCCGCCGATGGGCATGTACGGGCACGCGCCCATGGGCCACCCAGTCGCGGGGCACATGGTGGCGCCGGCGGCCGTCGGCACGCCCGTCATGTTCCCGCCGGGTCATCACTCGCCCTATGTCGTGCCAGTGGGATACCCAGCGCCGCCGGCCAAGATGCACCAATGA